A window from Vigna angularis cultivar LongXiaoDou No.4 chromosome 7, ASM1680809v1, whole genome shotgun sequence encodes these proteins:
- the LOC108337093 gene encoding uncharacterized protein LOC108337093 has translation MQPPLSSRINLVELKAQIVKRIGAEKSKQYFYYLNRFLSQKLSKTEFDRSCYRVLGRENLPLHNHFIKSILKNACQAKTPPPVQQLTGPPKTGTLVSHASGREDGHEHSFVNIQNQNVSIWSNGVVPVSPRKLRSGGRDRKLKDRLSPLGPNGKVDSVAHQSTATEDSSSKVDMENDILTPCDYQRPTQHLQVVDELLENGMIDALQRPAEKRRIHGKGPTDVSIIENGEEVEQLRRLNFSRSPLVAPLGIPYCTTSVGGARKALPVNGTSDFVSCCDSGRLSNTDTLRRRMEQIATVQGLGGVSMECANTLNNMLDVYMKRLIRSCVNLVGARSANEHRKLPVSKQQIQGKVINGVWPNNNLHVQSGLAEPEAGHGPPHLVSLHDFKVAMELNPQLLGEDWPVQLEKISMRSFEE, from the coding sequence ATGCAACCCCCACTCAgttcaagaatcaatttggtcgaATTAAAAGCGCAGATTGTGAAGAGGATTGGAGCGGAGAAGTCAAAGCAGtacttttattacttgaacAGGTTTCTGAGTCAGAAGCTGAGCAAGACTGAATTTGATAGGTCATGTTATCGGGTACTTGGCAGGGAGAATCTTCCGTTACACAATCACTTCATAAAGTCAATTTTGAAAAATGCTTGCCAAGCCAAGACCCCACCGCCAGTCCAGCAACTGACAGGTCCTCCAAAAACTGGAACACTTGTCAGTCATGCATCTGGTCGAGAGGATGGACATGAACATAGTTTTGTTAACATCCAAAATCAGAATGTTTCCATTTGGTCCAATGGGGTTGTGCCAGTTTCGCCACGCAAGTTAAGGTCTGGCGGCCGTGATCGTAAGCTTAAAGATAGACTGAGCCCTCTTGGACCAAATGGAAAAGTTGATTCTGTTGCTCATCAATCCACAGCTACAGAAGACAGCAGTAGTAAGGTTGATATGGAGAATGATATTCTTACTCCATGTGATTATCAAAGACCTACACAACATCTTCAGGTAGTTGATGAGCTACTTGAGAATGGTATGATTGATGCTCTTCAGAGACCTGCTGAGAAACGAAGAATACATGGGAAAGGACCAACCGATGTATCAATTATTGAAAATGGGGAAGAGGTGGAGCAATTACGCCGCCTCAATTTTTCTAGAAGTCCCTTGGTAGCACCACTTGGGATTCCCTACTGCACCACAAGTGTTGGTGGGGCCCGCAAAGCGTTGCCAGTGAATGGCACTAGTGATTTTGTTAGTTGTTGCGACAGCGGTAGGTTATCTAATACAGATACATTGAGAAGGCGCATGGAGCAGATTGCCACAGTACAGGGTCTTGGAGGTGTTTCTATGGAATGTGCAAATACATTGAATAATATGTTAGATGTGTACATGAAAAGGTTGATCAGATCTTGTGTTAATTTAGTGGGAGCTAGGTCTGCAAATGAACATAGGAAGCTCCCTGTCTCGAAACAGCAGATTCAGGGGAAGGTCATTAATGGTGTCTGgccaaataataatttacatgTGCAGAGTGGGCTGGCAGAACCTGAGGCTGGACACGGACCACCACACTTGGTATCTTTGCATGATTTTAAAGTTGCTATGGAGCTAAATCCACAGCTACTTGGAGAGGATTGGCCGGTACAATTGGAGAAAATTTCTATGCGATCATTTGAGGAATGA